The DNA region GTTTGAAAGAacatcagaaaatacatactgtgagagagtacatgtgctttgagtgtgaaaagacttttattTCAGCGAGCCGTTTGAAACAGCaccagaggattcacactggagagaaaccttacaagtgttcacattgTGACAAGAGATTCCGTGTGTCAgtaaatctgaaaacacatgaaaggatccacactggagagaaaccttataagtgttcacactgtgaccacagattcagtgattcaacaagtctgaaaacacatgagaggattcacactggagagaaaccttataagtgttcacattgtgacaagagattcagtggtttatcaagtctgaaaacacatgagaggattcacactggagagaaaccttataagtgttcacattgtgacaagagattcagtggtctaacaagtctgaaaacacatgagagaatccacactggagagaaaccgtataaGTGTTCAcattgtgacaagagattcagtcagtcaatacatctgaaaacacacgagaggattcacactggagagaaaccttataagtgttcacactgtgacaagagattcagtcagtcaataCATCTGAAGgcacacgagaggattcacactggagagaaaccgtatcactaaaaacaaaatctgaaaatgacaaCTTTGCGTTTTCGTGTGTACAGCCAatctgtatattttgtgaaacaatgTCATCACCCCACGTCTCGACCCTACTCAGACAGTGCTAGATCATGTAACATCAACAACAATAATGGAGGTCTACATGTTTGTGTTCATTCTGCAGAAGCTACTGTGCCTATTAGCTTTACTAAACTTACTAGCAGAGCTGCACaatattggaaaaaaaaactcCACCAGATGACTTGAACAGctagcctagaaatctagacgcaccctagcgtcagcaaaatgtatttcgcagcctcttcgttgctctgattggttgtaacGCTATCCTATTGCATGCAGAGGGATTTAGAGAGACAGCCATTTATCCCgcccctcggagtaagcctcgtctatggagagtttccagactaaacatcttgatgtaagtctggctggccaggctatTGAACAGCtctatttggagaaaaaaaataatcaatgattGCTTGACGACTTTAGGCCCTTTCACACTGTGATTCTGGAAAATACATGgataatgtgtcccggcaattgttcttgggtcactagattttgcacttttacactgccagtgattaccaggaatatgtgcgtgcgttcacacacaacccgtaaaggccCCGTAAAGAGacgtgacatcagggtgtgacgtgtaatgtatgagtcAAAAATGCTAGGCaggttaactttcacttaagctagTGAACGATCTCAGCCTCAGCGCGGAAAGTGAAGAACTAACTGGTCTCTGCATCATTACAGCTTGCTCATATTTTTTCGTCGTGAACGTTGTTCTTCCTttaaaacacctggtaaaagagttgcTCGATAATGtacgtcatcactacgacacaccttTAAgacattagttctggcttttgttcacatagAGCTCATTCCGGGACTGAAGCCGCAaagttactaggtccccgacccgggatcaGCCCCGGAATCAATGTATGAAATACTGTTAAAATCTATATGAAATACTGTTATAATGATTATaggctattataaatattatacatcgCCTATGCCATATGCAAGGCATATACACATGACACACGCATTATCATACAGGTGGTAGTTGACCATGCAGAGCATCAGGGAGAAATTGGAGTGTGGGGAGTTATTAAAAGTTCCCAATGCTTTGGCAAAAGCTGCATTTTGACAGTTTTGATTTGATTACCACGACAAACAATGAGCCAATTGGTCATATGCAGTGTTCACCATCTCCTTAGACACGCCTTTAAGAAATACATCTATACGGATTAttataatagtttttgttttcgatatgctttatttctttaagtattaatttaacgttttctatagatatatttatcatggcTAAGtcatgtattcgctgagtttccgTTAATTTTTGTGAAGTGTCAAAAAGTGCATCATGtttgtattctttattttataaaagcacaacgttttgtttGACAATGtgagtgaacaaaaataaaagtagaccctttacagttacAAATGATGAATTTGCAAATGACGGTGTATCCATGGAAAACATGCAAATGATCATTAATCATTGTTATATGGTTGAACTGTTTAagtataaatacagtataaataagtataaataagtataaatatagactttattttaggcaagtcataATGATTTGataaggctaaattgatcaaacatatatGATCAGCTTACTATCTCCCACCGGCTGCattgttttttactttaaaacacaAAAACGTATATTAAACGAACCAAAAATGCTCCAAATGTTTTTAGaaattaacataataaaaaattaaactaaatataatcactttgccattacatacaaaactgaataatATTTGATAGCTGAAACAAGTAGTAGGCTATAAGCTTTTTTGGGAGAAGGGGGAGCCACTACCTCGCCCTCCAGTGCTGTAGCCACTACCTCGTCCTTCAGTACTTTTGACACTACCTCAATTTGCTGTGAAATCACTGTGAAAGCTTTCTGCTTTGCAAACATTTCAGCTATTTCAACAGCTCCAGCTGACTGGCCTGAAGTCTATTAGGGGACCAAGTGATTTGAATCCTAACTTTCAATTTCCAAAAAGCCAAGATGGAAGAAGGTTTCATTTCAAACTGCATTTGAAAAAGGGACAAACAATTGACGGCACACTATTAACCCTCATATAGGCTGAGAAGAGGAACTGACTTGAGGTTCTACTGTGACTGATTGCAattattaaaggtcccatgacatggattatttccttttctttaaatgctttttaatgttttcttaggtgtacttatattgttagtatgatttttacatttaaaatttagaaataaaaagcatttttatatcctgatattagccctctggcttgaatgctctgtttgaaggggcgtgtctgctgtaagactccgagtaaacgacaactgttgtgattggctgacatcttagcattcgaaatgcgtacatgtggaacccctctcaaatatatatattatatatatatatatatatatatatatatatatatatatatatatatatatatatatacacataaacatatatatgcgtgtatgtatgtatatatatatatacacataaatatatatatatatatatatatatatatatgtgtgtatgtatatatatatatacatatatatgtatatgtatgtatgtatgtatatatatatatatatatatatatatatgtatgtatgtatatatatatatatatatatatatatatatatatatatgtatatatatgtatgtatgtatatatatgtatgtatgtatgtatatatatatatatatatatatatatgtatgtatgtatgtatgtgtatatatatgtatgtatgtatatatatatatatgtatgtatgtatgtgtatatatatatatatacatacgttctttgatcgctctctgtagtttaatcaatttaaattacagatttgtttcatgctactaagagaaacaacgtgaagttgattgtttagtcactggcttgattcactgatgcataaacagtattaaacgatttagaaagaaagtctgtgtgaacttgaatggttagctacacatcagaaatcactgatcacagatcaggcattaatgaacactgttactcactgtttgtgccggtgctgtcgaatccatatcataaaagtcttgTTTGTaatgcctgtgctgacattgcgactgaattacatgtaaatatttgggcgggcaaagcagagaaaggggaggtaacatttcaccttacaacgtcacaaaaaggagattcaagatcagcccgtttgagcttccattttctcaaaggcagagaaagatagcaaaatctcgatttacaccgattgacatttctagaaacttggggaccatatacaggctaggggaactcatattaatgttaaaaaacctcagaaagtgaaattttcatgtcacaGGACCTCTCTTGCAGAGAGAAACCTTGGATATAATATGGAAATGTCTTAAAAGAGGTTGAGCTCATGGCTAAGTTTGAATGTTTTAAGAAAGCATGTCAGAATAGCTGAAAATCAAGGAAACTGCACAACCTGTTTCGggcaaaacaatacaaaataaactgCTCTCCTGCAGTGGCAATCAACTGGTGAAAACGATGGTGGTTGGTATCAAAGTATTTTTCGATCATCTTATACTGCACACCAGATGTCAGCCACACTGAGCAGATGTCTGTGCTGGTTTGAACTGTTAGTCTACGGAAAGGCCCAGAGATAAAGGAATACTTTCTGGGCTTTCTAGTTGCTCCTGAATCCTCTAGCTCTGGGTTGTCCTCTCTCTAAACCTTGAAAAGACTGGAAGAACTAGGCATTCCATTTAGTAATGGTCAAGGTCAGTCTTACCACAATGGAGCCAACATTACTCATTTAACAATGTTTAGTTGCACATTGTTGTGAAAATGTTTATTATGTTAATCTGTAATTTGAATGTTGCTGTACTTTTTATTTGCACTCCAATCttagaattttatttaaaaattgtatttgtcCATTGTAATTACAATGACATACTTTGTGTTCATTACCAAATTGTTATGGTTGTAAGTTATGATGTTCTAGCACTATCCTTCTAATAAAATGACTTTGCACAATGTTTAAACTTTCTTAGTTATGTTGAGTTTGTCCTAATTACATTGAttacttgttaaaatatttattcaagcACAACATTGTATTGTTAATTTGACAACAGCGGTTTGATGTAATATGTGTCAGTGTAGGATGAGTATGGTGTTTATGTTGGGGGATGGGGGGGCCCCCATTTTCAAatctgcttagggcccccaaaatGGGCCGTCCCTTTTTGTGGATTCACTTACTTTTCATTCAACAGTTTGAGTTCCAGACGGACACAAAACCTAAGGATGTAGTTTTTCATACTAAACTTTAATATACTAGAATCAGTTACATTTTTCATAAGGCTACATCTTATCATTACCATGTGTTGTCATTGATCTTAATTTCCATATTTACATGCCGCAACTTTGtgtgatttttaattaaatatctgACTAATAAATTTGCTCGTTTTCTTCTCTAATCCTCACCCACAAAGACTGTTGATGCTGATGAAATACCATGCAAGTCTGTAATTTTAAgtcctttaaaatatatttgtgcagatcggcttaaaaaaaaaacagctcaccTTTGATGGTTTCATTGGTCGCACGCACGTGCCTgtccctaagttaacttccggtcagTGTTTGTTTATCAATCTGGCCTTAGCGCCGTCTGCAAAAGCAGTTCAATTTAAGGTGAAGAGttgactgaagttgggctcaggtgtttgtgctgtgtgatgtgtttcccatacatttgtttatttgtggcgctcacaatatcaaaactgaccgatTTTTCAAaggcttcattgaataaacaCATATGTGTCTGTTTGCCAAATACCATTAAACCTCAGAGGAAGATTACTTTCATCGTGCGAAACAATTAATCACATCTTTATATCATGTAAGAAATATATTAGAAAGGCAAGAGTTTAAGAATCAGCTATGGGAAATAGGTATATtagaatataatgtaaataatatagtAACATATGGAAATAATGACCAAGGACGgagatatttgtttaattttctaaGGAGAACTGGACTGGAAAGACGAGTTTAAATAAAAGTGAGTAAGCTAGAGTGAGACAACAGATGGCAGTAatgcaacactttggatgccaactgccataaaaatccaatgaagaagaGGTTTCACCGTGCTCTGTTTTGTTTGGCTTTAGTGCTGTTTTGTTACGATATGTTAAAAATGCTGTTTCTGTAAATAGAGAAATACAGTTTTTGAATCATGTCAATAAATACTTGTAATATTCTCATCCTCACAGTCGTGACTAAGGTTTAAAGCAAGCAGGAatatcatctgaactgagatctgctgctgtgaagatgatgttttttaaagaggagagtgaagagaacacgagtgaaccagaaacctggagaataaaacacgaggaaccagaaacctggagaataaaacacgaggaaccagaaacctggagaataaaacaagaggaaccagaaacctggagaataaaacacgaggaaccagaaacctggagaataaaacaagaggaaccagaaacctggagaataaaacacgaggaaccagaaacatggagaataaaacaagaggaaccagaaacctggagaataaaacacgaggaaccagaaacctggagaataaaacacgaggaaccagaaacctgcagaataaaacacgaggaaccagaaaccctgagaataaaacacgaggagccAGTAACCCGGCGAATAAAACAGGATCAaggaggttggtgtttattctgCACTCATCTTTAAAGACTGTTTGCCTACAAAAGATGGAATGAACAAAGAAAAGCTTAAAATTTAATGAAACTGATGCCTAGGTCTAGGTAATGCCTAGAAATCTATTTGTAAAGAATTTCTTTCACTCAGCTGTTTTTGTCAGTTTTGCAACATgcaaattattgtttattatgtaaaaaataaaagcagctgttttagagagagagagagagagagagagatggtcaaaATTATTGGCACCCTAAGAAAATATCATCAAAGAAggttgtgaaaataaatctgtatttttaccttttgatctttcaaaaaaaaaaaaaaaaaaggctttcaaAGGCTTATTAATAACATAAAGACTGGAAAGGCAATGTTAATTCGAGGTTAAACCTGCTTCCTGGTAGGTTTAATTTAAGCCTCAATTTAGTCTTCCTCCAGGAATTCAGTCTATTGAATTCTGGACTAGACTAAGGCTGTttctacggtggccgagagagctgcaacttcagaaaacacatgcacATAGAAAAAGAACcagcaaataaagaaaacatcttcatcggTTTGACAGCAggtgctgcaaatgctcacaaccgaataaataattttatttgctgCGTGTTTCTTTGGCTGTGTTtgagtatttgcagtgcatttgttgtcaaattgatgaagttgttttcttagtttgcaggtgttttttttattttacatcccATTTCTTTATTTAGTTGCACTGTGAGTAttaataattgttaatatttAGGCTGGCTTGAGAAAATTCAAATCTAAACACACTGAagcccattagactcaatcagaCTTCCCGTCTATGTACTATTTCTAACCCATCCAAACtaggtatgtgttttttttttgttatatcacgattcacatttttattacaattctttgtcatgttggttttacgattttgcaagttgtctgagcattacagacaaactaatttccctattataaagacagtctttgtaacaaaaaaaaataagaatggcagatatttaggccaaagagggcgaagataaaaatctttgttctaatttgttaataacaaagataaaagaatgacaaagatacacattacaactacacataatatacaaataaaacaaacagtgctttattttaaGGTACAATAGCtttatttagcaggagcattcaagaaattgaatgaacaaatataaaaataaaacgctatataaactgattcctaaagcaactgtataAAATTTCTTccatcaagagcagtgagtgatttttctctttgtgttttgttgttttattaatgttaaatgaatagttcacccaaaaataaaaattaaaccattTTCTCACTCAAAGGTGTTTTTAaatctgaatgagtttctttcttcttctgaataaatgctattttgaggaacgtggaaaaccaaacagttgagtattttttgctactatcaaattcaatgtggaccagcaactgtttggttacccatattCTTTGGGAAATGGGACATTGACCTTTAACAAGACAGAAGAAAAGGAGTAATAAGGGAGGAGGATTGCAGAGAGGCAAACTCACAGAAATATCTGATAGAGATCATGATATAATCTTACAATAATCAACTTCAGTTTACATGAAAGCCTTGTGTTTTTTGAAAGTATTAGTGCAAGAGATAACTTAGTTACATAATCAGGCGCTGTTTGACAGACTTTTATCGCTTTTCGGGTGTATGCggcgctcagaaaaagcacaggtcagaccagCGTGCTGCCTGGCATTCGCTAGAAATGACCTGTCAACTGTGTCTTCTCCTATGTGGGTTCGGGTTTGAACCTCTGCACCACTGTCGGCCAGTGAGGATTGCACTCTACATTTGGCTCTGATTAATATTAGATTGCTAGCTAACAATACTTTTTTACTGAATTCTTTTTCACTTCATGTTAGCTGGATTTCATGTTTTTGGCAGAAACCTGGCTTAATGCTGTCAAATTAACTTCTTTCACTAAACTTCTTCCTCCCCGCTGTTACTTTCTAAGATCCCCTTGGACCACCGATCAAACATCCTCCAAACTTCCCCTTGACAGTATTCCTGCAGGCTTGGCTAAAGATGTCTTTGACACTGTTGGGCCAAGCATTGTATACTTGGTTAAAATATCTCTCAGCTCAGGGGGTGTACCAGCTGTTTTTAAACATGCCGTTGTGCAACCACtactaaaaaataataacttgGATCCTTCCATTTTGTCAAATTATAGACCTATATCTAAACTCCCCTTTTTATTGAAAGACTTGGAGAGAGTTGtttttaatcaacttcagtcaTTTCTAGATGAATTTAGTATTTATGAAAATTTTCAGACTGGTTTTATGCCCCGTCACAGTAGAGAAACTGCTCTTTTTAGATTTTCTAATGATCATCTTCTAACTGTGGACTCTGGTAACTCCTTTTGGATTTGACTGCAGCCTTTGATACAGTCAACCACTCTATTCTTTTATCTAGACTTGAACAGTGTGTCTGCATTAAGGGCAGAGCCCTTTAAATGGATTCAGTCATATTTGACAGACAGAGGTTTTTCTGTTCACCTTCAATCTGCTGACCCTCTTTTTTTTTGGCGTCCCCCAAGGGACAGTATTGGGCcctatattgttttctttttcatttttaagggGCACAATATCTCCTTCCACTGTTATGAGGATGATGTACAAatttattttcctgtcaaaacaaatgacaaagcttcatttctgtcattactTAATTGCCTGAGAGATTTAAAAATATGGCTGGATCAGAACAAATCAGAATAAAAAATACTGAGATTGTTGTGTTTGGTCGTTCTGGTGATTTAAGTGCTTGTGTAGACGCTCTTGGTAATTGGTTTGTATGTTTGTCCATTTACCTAGAATCTTGCTTTGATTTTTGACAGtgcttttaaatgtgaaaatcaGATTAGTTCTGTTGTTATAACCAGATTCTTTCAACTCAGACTGTTGGCTGAAGTCAAATTCTACCTGCCATGTAAGGAGTTTGGAAGTgtaattcatgcttttataacATCTAGACTACTGTAACACTTGTTGGATTGGCTTTTTTCTATTCTAAAAAGTATGAGTACATTACCCCAGTCTTAGCTTCACTACTCTGGCTTTCTGTCCGCTTTTCAGTGGTGGCACCAAATTTGTGAAATAGTTTACCTGTACACATAATAACTGCTCAGACTGTTTGAATTTTTAAGTCATTAGGGCTGTGACGTGttaatttgctcgttaacgaaggcgatcattttttccagtttaacgtattcaaattattttacgtaggggcagGGATGGCCatccactcacaactgctgcttctgtcactttttctcagtgaagtgaatttattcagtcgcagtcagaatgactgaacaggaaacatttcagacacgcgctccacttcactttattaccaggtgcaagttaagcaaatgcggacggtcctgtgctcaaaagcggtgcgcgcttcctttgtgcgtatcctttcatatcaaactgcgaaataaactatatgcaagcagtgtcgtggtcagttaattcatggaattaccaaaaaaaggtgattaaagctgacttaaactgtgcatgcatgtaatatattttatatatattatatacaggatacatatgcacgtctagaaatcactcAACTCAtcttcgtgtttatttgagcacttctgtcagtgaacgccgcctgcaaaacactaaaataaatatcaaagaaataatgcttatttaggctacaagaaagtaggctagcctaaataagaaagtcaaatacaccgtgtctaacggacgcgagcgacgcagcgcgacaaaatactcattataagcaatgatgctacactggatgcagcacaacatgacatgataaatccccgtccggtctgcgaggtaggctactgacacagagttcaaatgtcctgtattgacactagacagactaaacctgtcgcaacgcgttTGTGTTGCGtccgtttacttttccgccaccaagcaagctcaataactaactcttcatctgcacgcgctctctttgaaataggaatccgttggcatatttcttgttaccatcgtttattcatcgctgtctcgtttgtatttggccagtttggagaaagcctcaccaaacctgaccagccagatgggtgacatgaatgcagatgactccagatcggtgatttggtatttgctttcccaacaagattcATCatcccaacactaaattaatttgctgaatgcataaactgtattttcctgcgctcaaatctgccaatctaaatgaaacgctgtgtttgaggtaatttgttaattaccataaacttagaatttgcaactattacagttattacacttatatacaaaactttgtattatgcttgctaagtttgtgacgtcacgtgcactaccgccggtagcagtagacaaccgcggtagcaattaaccgaccaccgcggtgacgcggttgtcacggcagcCCTATAAGTCATTACTTAAGACACACCTGTATTCCCTGGCTTTTATTTCAAGCTGAACTGAGAGATTGtactgtacataataaatatatatatgtatataattttgttttatattttacagcccttaccccagtcctcagtgtcacacgatccttcagaaatcattccaatgttGATTTATCAGTGATGTTCTTTTTagcgttctattcatcaaagaatcgtaaacaaaatgtcacaggttctgaaaaatattaatcatcaaaactgtttccagtgctggtaataaatcaatatattagaattatttctgaagggtcatgactctgaaaacagctgatgaaaattctgatttgcatcactgaattaaattatattttaaagtatattaattatatataaataagctCTGACATGGAGAACAATGAAATCTCCTCAGATGATGGCTAAGTtaccgaacatctgaacataacgaaccaaatgcacattgatgaATCTTCTTCCATCTGttatgcaaaatgtaaataaatgtatgtttctgcaagTGTAAATACTCTGGAAATCTaaatattaattgtgtctaggtaAAGGCATTTCTCCTGGAACAGAGCTAACACAGTTTTAGAGGGTATTCATTTCTATGACagcttatttaatgaaaaatgtaaacattgtatttcatgtaTAAGTTACATGTACAACAAACTGGTTATGTCATAGTGGTGTCATGTACTGTAATCGAAAGTAGCCTTAGCCTACCTATACCTGTTGAACCATAGACAGTGCACGCGGTGTTTATCTAATAAAGATCTTGATGTTCTTAAATTtctgttacaactctgagtgaaccacttcagacaaTCAGCATGTGCTGCAGGGAACTGAACAAATaatgcaaggcaaggcaagtttatttatatagcacatttcgtacacaatggtaattcaaagtgctttacatattagaaagtaaaatagtcatgatgaaaaataacaaaaataaaacaagcaatttttaaacttttaaaatgatttaaaaatgaacttatttaaaatgattttaaaaacagttagaaaccgaaaatgattttacattaaaaaaaataaataaaaaaaacagtgaaaatacagtgcaatcaattcggacatcgcacagtgctcattcaagaattacagatgagttttaagtctagatttaaatgtgaccagtgttttagtacatctgatctcttctggaagttgATTCCAACTGTGGGTGGCATACTAACtgaaggaggactccccttgttttgtgtgaactcttggtatttctaactgactcaatcctagttatctgagtgctctgttaggtttatattcagtgagcatatctgcaatatatttcagtccttggtcatttagtaacttatatacgagtaaaagtactttaaaatccaTCCtgaatgtaactggaagccagtgtaaggacctgaggactggtgtgatatgctcagattttctggttctagtcagaatcctgacagcagcgttctggatgagctgcagctgtctaatgctctctttgggaaggccggtgagaagaccattacaatagtccaccctgctggtgatgaaggcatgaacaagtttctccaagtcttggctggaaacaaaatatctaattcttgcaatgtttttttaaatgatagtatgctgatttagttactgctttgacatgactactgaaaataAGGTCTGtttccagaatcacaccaagattcctgacttgatttttagttgttagacccctagagtcaaggtatgcattcaccttgaacacttcatctttgtctCCAAATGCAgggacttcagt from Carassius carassius chromosome 1, fCarCar2.1, whole genome shotgun sequence includes:
- the LOC132097728 gene encoding zinc finger protein 235-like, whose translation is MRVHTEENSFTCGQCGKSFKQSANLKIHMNIHTGEKQHSCDQCGKVFFWASVLMKHLKVCAEEKPNSCHLCGRSFLHLQSLKEHQKIHTVREYMCFECEKTFISASRLKQHQRIHTGEKPYKCSHCDKRFRVSVNLKTHERIHTGEKPYKCSHCDHRFSDSTSLKTHERIHTGEKPYKCSHCDKRFSGLSSLKTHERIHTGEKPYKCSHCDKRFSGLTSLKTHERIHTGEKPYKCSHCDKRFSQSIHLKTHERIHTGEKPYKCSHCDKRFSQSIHLKAHERIHTGEKPYH